One Hordeum vulgare subsp. vulgare chromosome 4H, MorexV3_pseudomolecules_assembly, whole genome shotgun sequence DNA window includes the following coding sequences:
- the LOC123448124 gene encoding probable receptor-like protein kinase At5g18500: MSSNSTLTESLHEKTIVFGLKLWVVIGISVGASLLGILLILVICLTVQTWIRRSRRAFKELPMTQIPSAFKDITEVRVPDQFSPNDYVVHDGLLLAIENGPVESTDKDALQSAQEDNSRHREENNLSGSFVQTDGCDGIQPVSVCEQPSVHATADSAPLDGLPEFSYLGWGHWFTLRDLDVATDHFSKDNVIGEGGYGVVYRGRLSNGTPVAVKKILNNLGQAEREFRVEVEAIGNVRHKNLVRLLGYCVEGTQRMLVYEFVNNGNLESWLHGELSQYSSLTWLARMKVLLGTAKALAYLHEALEPKVVHRDIKASNILIDDEFNAKISDFGLAKMLGAGKSHIATRVMGTFGYVAPEYANSGLLNEKSDVYSFGVLLLEVITGRDPIDYDRPPSEVNLVDWLKLMVANRRSDEVVDPHLERRPSTKELKRALLTALRCIDLNAEKRPRMDQVVRMLDSSETIPQEERRPRQNRISENTETVPLRGKNSTEKSDAPEHEERPPRPKSRPFSSK; encoded by the exons ATGTCATCAAACTCCACGCTCACAGAATcacttcatgagaaaacaatcgTCTTTGGGCTTAAACTTTGGGTTGTGATTGGGATCTCTGTTGGGGCATCCCTCCTGGGTATTCTTCTTATCCTTGTTATATGCCTTACCGTCCAAACCTGGATCAGACGCTCACGTAGGGCATTCAAGGAGCTTCCCATGACCCAGATACCTTCTGCATTCAAAGACATCACAGAAGTCAGGGTGCCTGACCAATTTTCACCGAATGATTATGTCGTACATGATGGGCTTCTACTCGCCATTGAGAATGGACCTGTTGAATCAACGGATAAAGATGCACTTCAATCGGCGCAGGAGGACAATTCGAGACATAGAGAAGAGAACAATCTTTCAGGTTCTTTTGTTCAAACTGATGGCTGTGATGGAATTCAGCCTGTTTCTGTCTGTGAACAGCCTTCTGTACATGCTACTGCCGATTCTGCGCCGTTGGACGGCCTACCTGAGTTTTCTTACCTTGGTTGGGGCCATTGGTTCACTCTCAGAGATCTAGATGTTGCAACCGACCATTTTTCAAAGGACAACGTAATTGGGGAGGGCGGATATGGTGTTGTGTATCGCGGCAGATTATCAAATGGCACCCCAGTCGCTGTCAAGAAAATCCTTAACAATTT AGGGCAGGCCGAGCGGGAATTCAGAGTGGAAGTTGAGGCAATTGGTAATGTTCGCCACAAGAATTTGGTCCGGCTTTTGGGATATTGTGTTGAGGGTACCCAGAG GATGCTTGTATACGAGTTTGTTAACAACgggaatcttgaaagttggctccATGGAGAATTGTCCCAGTACAGCTCTCTCACTTGGTTAGCTCGCATGAAAGTTCTTCTGGGGACTGCAAAGGC CCTTGCATACTTGCATGAGGCACTTGAACCAAAGGTTGTGCATCGTGACATCAAGGCCAGCAATATCTTGATCGATGATGAGTTTAATGCCAAAATATCTGACTTCGGTTTGGCCAAGATGCTTGGTGCTGGTAAAAGTCATATTGCTACTCGAGTTATGGGTACCTTTGG CTATGTTGCGCCCGAGTATGCTAACAGTGGGCTTTTGAATGAGAAGAGTGATGTCTACAGCTTTGGGGTTCTTTTATTAGAAGTTATTACAGGTAGAGATCCAATTGACTATGATCGTCCCCCAAGTGAG GTAAACCTAGTCGACTGGCTTAAATTGATGGTCGCCAACAGACGGTCTGACGAAGTGGTGGATCCACACCTTGAGAGAAGACCGTCGACAAAGGAGCTGAAACGTGCCCTTTTGACAGCACTGCGGTGTATTGATCTGAATGCTGAGAAGAGACCAAGGATGGATCAGGTCGTCCGGATGTTGGATTCCAGTGAAACCATACCTCAAGAG GAACGAAGACCACGACAGAACCGGATCTCTGAGAATACTGAAACTGTGCCATTGAGGGGCAAGAACAGCACCGAGAAGAGTGATGCCCCTGAGCATGAGGAGAGGCCTCCTCGGCCAAAGAGTCGTCCATTTTCATCCAAATGA